A part of Haloarchaeobius sp. HME9146 genomic DNA contains:
- a CDS encoding DUF5786 family protein: protein MSMGAYDDDEHERREQKSTQVDTDFDDERTVYHGKVEYDSGDSTDDLLAQFKEIKGGD from the coding sequence ATGTCAATGGGTGCCTATGACGACGACGAACACGAGCGCCGCGAGCAGAAATCCACCCAGGTGGACACCGACTTCGACGACGAGCGGACAGTGTACCACGGCAAGGTAGAGTACGACTCCGGTGACTCCACCGACGACCTGCTCGCGCAGTTCAAGGAGATAAAAGGCGGCGATTAA
- a CDS encoding NAD(P)H-binding protein yields MRVLVTGATGFVGSRLVPQLVAAGHDVVVLVREPSRYDGPADAEVVVGDLLEYESLPPAFEGVEAAYYLVHSMHSGPDFEERDRRAARNFVDAASGSSVERVIYLGGLGEERDHLSKHLRSRREVEHVLESGSYALTTLRAAIIVGAGSASFDMIRQLVSRLPVMITPRWVRTPCQPIAIDDVVAYLVGVLESEETKGRTFEIGGTDILTYQEMLERTARVMGRRLRVIPIPVLSPELSAYWVNFVTDVPKSVARPLITGLRNPVVCSENRINEFVDVDLTPFDAAVEQALTEDAASRERAAPEAN; encoded by the coding sequence ATGCGTGTGCTCGTCACCGGTGCGACCGGGTTCGTCGGGAGCCGGCTCGTCCCCCAACTCGTCGCCGCCGGCCACGACGTTGTCGTCCTCGTGCGTGAGCCGTCCCGCTACGACGGTCCAGCCGACGCCGAGGTCGTCGTCGGCGACCTGCTCGAGTACGAGTCGCTCCCGCCCGCGTTCGAGGGCGTCGAGGCGGCGTACTACCTCGTCCACTCGATGCACTCGGGGCCGGATTTCGAGGAACGCGACCGCCGGGCGGCCCGGAACTTCGTCGACGCGGCCAGCGGGTCGAGCGTCGAGCGCGTCATCTACCTCGGCGGCCTCGGCGAGGAGCGTGACCACCTCTCGAAGCACCTGCGGTCGCGTCGCGAGGTCGAACACGTCCTCGAGAGCGGGTCGTACGCCCTGACGACGCTGCGGGCGGCTATCATCGTCGGGGCCGGCAGCGCGAGCTTCGACATGATCCGCCAGCTCGTGAGCCGGCTCCCCGTGATGATAACGCCGCGCTGGGTTCGAACCCCGTGCCAGCCGATCGCCATCGACGACGTGGTCGCCTACCTCGTCGGCGTGCTCGAGTCCGAGGAGACGAAGGGCCGCACCTTCGAGATCGGGGGCACGGACATCCTCACCTACCAGGAGATGCTCGAACGCACCGCCAGGGTGATGGGGCGACGACTCCGCGTGATTCCCATCCCGGTGCTCTCGCCGGAGCTGTCGGCGTACTGGGTCAACTTCGTGACGGACGTCCCGAAGAGCGTGGCACGCCCGCTCATCACGGGACTGCGCAACCCGGTCGTCTGCTCGGAGAACCGAATCAACGAGTTCGTCGACGTGGACCTGACCCCGTTCGACGCGGCGGTCGAGCAGGCACTGACCGAGGATGCGGCGTCGCGTGAACGCGCAGCGCCAGAGGCGAACTGA